The following proteins are encoded in a genomic region of uncultured Ilyobacter sp.:
- the purN gene encoding phosphoribosylglycinamide formyltransferase — translation MLNIAVLVSGGGSNLQAIIDRINDGKLPCKINCVIADRNCYGLERASNYGIKTYLLDRKELKKNLSKEIDNILEGEVDLIVLAGFLSILDSEFTKKWSKKIINIHPSLLPKYGGPGMYGIKIHQAVIAAGEKESGCTVHYVDAGVDTGEIIYQEKVSVLENDTAETLQKKVLEIEHRLLPQAVMDIAGGN, via the coding sequence ATGCTTAATATAGCAGTGTTGGTATCAGGAGGGGGAAGTAATCTTCAGGCCATCATAGATAGAATCAACGACGGAAAGCTTCCTTGTAAAATAAACTGTGTTATTGCTGACAGAAATTGCTATGGCTTAGAAAGAGCAAGCAATTATGGTATAAAAACATACCTTTTAGATAGAAAAGAACTGAAAAAAAATCTCTCTAAAGAGATAGACAATATTTTAGAAGGCGAGGTAGACCTCATAGTTCTTGCAGGTTTCTTGTCTATACTTGATTCTGAATTCACAAAAAAATGGAGTAAGAAAATAATAAACATCCATCCGTCACTTCTACCGAAATACGGAGGTCCTGGAATGTATGGTATAAAAATCCATCAGGCTGTAATCGCCGCCGGGGAAAAAGAAAGCGGATGTACAGTACACTATGTAGATGCAGGTGTGGACACTGGAGAGATAATATACCAGGAAAAAGTATCGGTTCTAGAAAATGATACTGCCGAAACTCTTCAGAAAAAAGTCCTTGAAATAGAGCACAGACTTTTGCCTCAGGCCGTCATGGATATCGCTGGGGGTAACTAA
- the purF gene encoding amidophosphoribosyltransferase: protein MYDIHDIDKMEEECGVFGVYSKEVKKVSSLTYYGIYALQHRGQESAGITVSNFGEKTTFKGMGLVADVFSSEKLDELKGNAAIGHVRYSTSGASQLINAQPLESKFKLGQIAVAHNGNLVNAEIIKELLEDSGSTFITDIDSEVIINMIARKASKGLEEAIRSTVSAIKGSYSLVILADQKLIGVRDPYGIRPLCLGQNDEGDYFLASESCALDAVGADLIRDIEPGEMVVIDDHGVKSIKYAENTKNAPCSFETIYFARPDSIIDGKSAFQVRVESGRYLARQKPVEADVVIGVPDSGIPAAIGFAEESGIPYTVGLIKNKYIGRTFIKPSQELREKAVQVKLNPLKVNVVGKRVVVVDDSLVRGTTSRLLIQMLRKAGATEVHFRSASPAVKYPCYFGIDTAHRKELIASTHSIEEIKEVIGADSLDYLTLPNLAKVLGSEDFCLGCFDGEYPVCTPMGEV from the coding sequence ATGTATGATATACATGATATAGATAAAATGGAAGAGGAGTGCGGAGTATTTGGCGTCTACTCAAAAGAGGTAAAAAAAGTTTCGAGTCTTACTTATTATGGAATATACGCCCTTCAACACAGAGGTCAGGAAAGTGCTGGAATCACTGTGTCAAACTTCGGGGAAAAAACGACTTTTAAAGGAATGGGACTTGTAGCCGATGTCTTTAGCTCCGAAAAACTAGATGAGCTAAAAGGAAATGCTGCTATAGGACATGTGAGATATTCTACTTCAGGAGCTAGTCAACTTATAAATGCACAGCCTCTTGAAAGTAAGTTTAAACTTGGACAGATCGCAGTAGCTCACAACGGAAACTTGGTAAATGCAGAGATAATAAAGGAACTTCTCGAAGATTCAGGGTCTACCTTTATAACAGATATTGACTCAGAAGTTATCATAAATATGATCGCAAGAAAGGCATCTAAAGGTCTAGAAGAGGCTATAAGAAGTACAGTAAGTGCCATAAAAGGTTCTTATTCTCTTGTTATCCTGGCTGACCAGAAGCTTATAGGTGTAAGAGATCCTTACGGTATAAGACCTCTTTGTCTTGGACAAAATGACGAGGGAGATTATTTCCTAGCCTCTGAATCTTGTGCCCTAGATGCTGTAGGTGCAGACCTTATAAGAGACATAGAACCTGGGGAAATGGTCGTAATAGATGACCACGGGGTAAAGTCAATTAAGTATGCTGAAAATACTAAAAATGCTCCTTGTTCATTTGAGACCATATATTTTGCAAGACCAGACAGTATAATAGACGGAAAGAGTGCTTTCCAGGTGAGAGTGGAGTCTGGTAGATATCTTGCAAGGCAAAAACCAGTGGAAGCAGACGTAGTTATAGGGGTACCTGACTCTGGAATACCTGCAGCCATAGGTTTTGCAGAAGAAAGCGGAATTCCATATACTGTGGGACTTATCAAAAATAAATATATCGGAAGAACTTTTATAAAACCTTCTCAGGAACTAAGAGAAAAGGCGGTTCAGGTAAAACTAAACCCTCTGAAGGTCAATGTAGTGGGAAAAAGAGTAGTTGTAGTAGACGACTCGCTGGTAAGAGGTACAACAAGCAGGCTTCTTATTCAGATGCTTAGAAAGGCAGGAGCTACTGAGGTACACTTTCGTTCAGCTTCTCCAGCAGTAAAATATCCTTGTTATTTTGGAATCGATACTGCACACAGAAAAGAGCTTATAGCATCAACTCACTCTATAGAAGAGATAAAAGAAGTTATCGGAGCTGATTCACTAGATTATCTTACTCTTCCAAATCTTGCAAAGGTTCTAGGAAGTGAAGATTTCTGTTTAGGATGTTTTGATGGAGAGTATCCTGTATGTACCCCAATGGGAGAAGTTTAA
- the purK gene encoding 5-(carboxyamino)imidazole ribonucleotide synthase has translation MKKLGIIGGGQLGKMTILEARKMDIYTCVLTEEHPSPASEISNEYIIGSLHDEDKIREISEKCDVLTYEIEHINVEVLKELEAKGKKIFPSSRVIEIIQDKSKQKELLDEKNIPTSKWKKLTKDNLEELKKEFGFPVVQKSCKGGYDGRGVFILKDESDIEKMIQGDSFFEEFIECDKEIAVMVARNFNGDIATYPVVEMVFDDKTNICDTVVAPARITEDQCKEAKKLALQCVEALDGVGIFGVEMFLTKEGKILINEVAPRPHNSGHYTIEACKTSQYEQFIRSVLNYSLGSCDLLSPACMVNILGEDGYKGKVKVIGMDEMMSVDGAYLHLYGKKDTKPFRKMGHITVLSDSEEEACKLALKAREHLKIISE, from the coding sequence TTGAAAAAATTAGGAATTATCGGCGGCGGACAACTTGGAAAGATGACGATTCTTGAAGCTAGAAAAATGGATATCTATACCTGTGTCCTTACAGAGGAGCATCCTTCTCCTGCCAGCGAGATCTCAAACGAATATATTATAGGAAGCTTGCACGATGAGGATAAGATAAGAGAGATATCTGAAAAATGCGATGTACTTACCTACGAAATAGAACATATAAATGTAGAAGTCCTGAAAGAACTTGAAGCAAAGGGAAAAAAGATATTTCCATCTTCAAGGGTAATAGAGATAATTCAGGATAAGTCCAAACAAAAAGAACTTTTAGATGAAAAAAATATTCCTACTTCAAAATGGAAAAAATTAACAAAAGATAACCTAGAGGAACTGAAAAAAGAGTTTGGATTTCCTGTTGTACAAAAGAGCTGCAAAGGCGGATATGACGGCAGAGGGGTCTTTATTTTAAAAGATGAGTCTGATATAGAGAAGATGATCCAAGGAGACTCTTTCTTTGAGGAATTTATAGAGTGTGATAAAGAGATTGCAGTAATGGTTGCAAGAAATTTTAATGGTGATATAGCTACTTATCCAGTGGTGGAAATGGTGTTTGATGATAAAACAAATATATGCGATACTGTAGTTGCACCTGCTAGGATAACTGAAGATCAGTGCAAAGAAGCCAAGAAATTAGCACTTCAGTGTGTAGAGGCTCTTGATGGCGTAGGGATATTTGGTGTGGAAATGTTCCTTACTAAAGAAGGAAAAATACTCATCAATGAAGTTGCACCGAGACCTCATAACTCTGGACACTACACAATCGAGGCATGCAAAACATCACAGTATGAGCAGTTTATAAGGTCTGTTTTAAACTATAGTTTAGGAAGTTGTGACCTACTCTCTCCTGCCTGTATGGTAAATATCTTAGGCGAGGATGGCTATAAAGGAAAAGTCAAGGTTATCGGTATGGATGAGATGATGAGTGTCGACGGGGCTTATCTTCACCTTTACGGAAAAAAAGACACAAAACCATTTCGGAAAATGGGACATATAACGGTCCTGAGTGATTCAGAAGAAGAAGCATGTAAACTGGCATTAAAAGCCAGAGAACATCTGAAAATAATAAGTGAATAG
- the purE gene encoding 5-(carboxyamino)imidazole ribonucleotide mutase encodes MGKIGIIMGSDSDLPVMSAAAKILDEFKIDYELTVVSAHRTVDKMYEYAKTADERDIDVIIAGAGGAAHLPGMVAAITSVPVIGVPVKSSNLSGLDSLLSIVQMPGGVPVATVAINGAKNAGILAAKIISVKDKAVKETVKKYMADMKEEVETKAEKVEELGYAKYLESM; translated from the coding sequence ATGGGGAAAATAGGAATAATCATGGGAAGTGACTCTGATCTGCCAGTAATGAGTGCTGCCGCAAAAATATTAGATGAATTTAAAATAGATTATGAATTAACTGTGGTTTCGGCTCACAGGACAGTGGATAAAATGTATGAATATGCAAAAACAGCTGATGAAAGGGATATCGACGTTATCATTGCCGGTGCAGGTGGGGCAGCCCACCTTCCTGGTATGGTGGCGGCAATAACAAGTGTACCTGTTATAGGGGTGCCAGTTAAAAGCTCGAACTTAAGCGGTCTTGATTCGCTGTTGTCTATAGTACAGATGCCTGGTGGAGTACCTGTGGCAACTGTGGCAATAAACGGAGCAAAAAATGCCGGAATACTTGCAGCTAAAATAATCTCTGTAAAAGACAAGGCAGTGAAAGAGACAGTAAAAAAATATATGGCTGATATGAAGGAAGAAGTAGAGACAAAGGCCGAAAAAGTAGAAGAGTTGGGATACGCTAAATATCTCGAAAGTATGTAG
- the purM gene encoding phosphoribosylformylglycinamidine cyclo-ligase, with protein sequence MSISYKDAGVNKEEGYKAVELMKKAVSKTHNNSVLNGLGSFGAMYEMGQYKNPVLVSGTDGVGTKLEVAFKMGVYNTVGIDAVAMCVNDILCHGAKPMFFLDYMACGKLEAEKAAQLVSGVAEGCLQSGAALVGGETAEMPGFYKDGDYDIAGFSVGVVEKDEIINGSSVEEGDVLIALPSSGVHSNGFSLVRRLVTDFDEELNGKKIGEVLLEPTRIYVKPVLALLEKFTVKGMAHITGGGLPENLPRTIRDGYQAVVEKEKIRIPEIFKHLQSKGVPEDEMYGTFNMGVGFVLIVASQDKDAVISELKTLGEEAFEIGYIEKGDKELCLI encoded by the coding sequence ATGTCAATTTCTTATAAAGATGCTGGAGTAAATAAAGAAGAGGGATACAAAGCCGTAGAACTCATGAAAAAAGCCGTATCAAAAACTCATAATAATAGTGTTTTAAATGGTCTTGGGAGTTTCGGAGCCATGTACGAGATGGGGCAATATAAAAACCCGGTTCTTGTATCTGGAACAGACGGTGTAGGGACAAAGCTTGAAGTAGCATTTAAAATGGGAGTATATAACACTGTGGGTATAGATGCTGTAGCCATGTGTGTCAATGATATATTGTGTCATGGAGCAAAGCCAATGTTTTTCCTAGACTATATGGCGTGTGGAAAATTAGAGGCTGAAAAAGCCGCTCAGTTGGTATCTGGAGTGGCCGAAGGATGCCTTCAGTCAGGAGCCGCCCTGGTAGGTGGAGAAACAGCTGAAATGCCTGGTTTTTATAAAGATGGAGACTATGACATTGCAGGATTTTCTGTGGGAGTCGTAGAAAAAGATGAAATTATAAACGGAAGCAGTGTTGAAGAGGGAGACGTACTTATCGCCCTTCCATCTTCTGGAGTTCACAGCAACGGTTTTTCTCTTGTGAGAAGGCTTGTCACTGATTTTGATGAGGAGCTAAACGGGAAAAAAATAGGAGAGGTTCTTCTTGAACCTACTAGAATATATGTAAAACCTGTTCTTGCACTACTTGAAAAATTCACTGTAAAGGGTATGGCCCACATCACAGGAGGGGGTTTACCTGAAAACCTTCCTAGAACAATAAGAGATGGATACCAGGCTGTGGTAGAAAAAGAAAAAATAAGAATCCCAGAAATATTCAAACATCTGCAATCTAAGGGTGTCCCTGAAGATGAAATGTACGGAACTTTCAACATGGGAGTAGGATTCGTACTTATAGTGGCCTCGCAGGATAAAGACGCTGTAATATCAGAACTAAAAACTCTTGGTGAGGAAGCTTTTGAAATAGGATATATTGAAAAAGGAGATAAAGAGCTATGCTTAATATAG
- the purC gene encoding phosphoribosylaminoimidazolesuccinocarboxamide synthase, producing MIKKDMVYEGKAKKVYSTEDPNLVIIHFKDDATAGNGAKKGTIENKGILNNKITATLYEILEKNGIKTHFKKMLNERDQLCEKVEIIPLEVIVRNVIAGSMAARVGIEEGTVPSNTIFEICYKNDKYNDPLINDHHAVAMGVTTYEDLAKIYDTTAKINNLLKETFDEEGITLVDFKIEFGKNKDGEILLADEITPDTCRLWDKETGEKLDKDRFRRDLGGIEEAYIEILKRLGAK from the coding sequence ATGATAAAAAAGGATATGGTGTATGAAGGAAAGGCTAAAAAAGTTTACTCTACAGAAGATCCAAATCTAGTTATCATCCACTTTAAAGATGACGCCACTGCTGGAAACGGTGCTAAAAAAGGGACTATCGAAAATAAAGGTATTTTAAACAATAAAATCACTGCCACTCTATATGAAATTCTAGAAAAAAATGGAATAAAAACTCACTTTAAGAAGATGCTAAACGAAAGGGACCAGCTTTGTGAGAAGGTGGAGATCATTCCTTTAGAGGTAATAGTGAGAAATGTAATCGCAGGTTCTATGGCTGCTAGAGTAGGTATAGAGGAAGGAACAGTGCCTTCAAACACTATATTTGAAATCTGCTATAAAAATGACAAGTACAACGATCCCCTTATCAACGACCACCACGCTGTGGCAATGGGTGTAACTACTTATGAGGACCTTGCAAAAATATATGATACCACTGCTAAAATCAACAACCTTTTGAAAGAAACCTTTGACGAAGAGGGAATTACTCTTGTTGATTTTAAAATAGAATTTGGAAAAAATAAAGATGGTGAGATCCTTCTTGCAGACGAGATAACACCTGATACTTGCAGACTTTGGGATAAAGAAACAGGTGAAAAACTTGATAAAGACAGATTCAGAAGGGATCTTGGAGGTATCGAAGAAGCTTATATCGAAATTTTAAAAAGGCTAGGTGCTAAATAA
- the purD gene encoding phosphoribosylamine--glycine ligase, giving the protein MKILVVGSGGREHAICWKIQENKNVEKIYCAPGNAGIELLDKVENIDLKGMDEILEFAEKEKIDLTMVGSEELLVAGIVDRFKEKGLKIFGPDSKAALLEGSKAYAKEFMKKYGVKTAAYEIFTDADKAKAYLETINFPVVIKASGLAAGKGVLICANIKEGIEAVNDIMVDKKFNDAGNEVVIEEFLEGVEASILSITDSKQIVSFISAKDHKKIGEGDTGLNTGGMGVIAPNPYVTSEVYDQYLKDIVEPTLDGIKSEGLDFCGVIFFGLMINSRGVYLLEYNMRMGDPETQVVLPLLDSDFLDILTDTLSGTLDENKIKWKDQSACCVVAASGGYPESYNKGYEITGCETVEDLVFMAGVKKEDEKFVTAGGRVLNVVALGKDLDAAKKNAYNSIEKIKFDKMYYRRDIGKIN; this is encoded by the coding sequence ATGAAAATATTGGTTGTAGGTAGCGGCGGAAGAGAGCACGCTATATGTTGGAAAATACAGGAAAATAAAAATGTCGAAAAAATATATTGTGCACCTGGAAATGCTGGTATAGAGCTTTTAGATAAAGTAGAAAATATAGATCTAAAGGGCATGGATGAGATTTTAGAATTTGCAGAAAAAGAAAAGATCGACCTCACTATGGTAGGAAGTGAAGAGCTATTAGTGGCTGGAATAGTAGACAGATTCAAAGAAAAGGGACTGAAAATATTTGGGCCTGACAGTAAGGCGGCCCTTCTAGAGGGATCTAAGGCTTACGCCAAGGAATTCATGAAAAAATACGGCGTTAAAACTGCTGCCTATGAGATATTCACCGATGCTGACAAGGCAAAGGCTTACCTTGAGACCATAAATTTCCCAGTTGTAATAAAGGCCAGTGGTCTGGCTGCTGGTAAAGGAGTCCTTATCTGTGCCAATATCAAGGAAGGTATAGAGGCTGTAAATGATATTATGGTAGACAAAAAATTCAATGATGCTGGAAACGAAGTAGTTATAGAGGAATTTTTAGAGGGAGTTGAAGCCTCTATACTCTCTATCACAGACTCCAAGCAGATAGTTTCCTTCATCTCTGCAAAGGATCATAAGAAGATCGGAGAAGGGGATACCGGCCTCAATACAGGAGGTATGGGGGTAATTGCACCAAATCCCTATGTCACTTCTGAGGTCTATGACCAATACCTCAAAGATATTGTAGAGCCTACTCTAGATGGTATAAAAAGTGAAGGTCTAGATTTCTGCGGTGTTATCTTCTTTGGCCTGATGATAAACAGCAGAGGGGTATATCTCCTAGAATACAATATGAGAATGGGAGACCCTGAAACTCAGGTGGTACTTCCACTTCTTGACAGTGACTTTTTAGACATACTCACTGATACTCTCAGTGGAACTCTTGACGAGAATAAAATCAAATGGAAAGACCAATCTGCATGTTGTGTTGTTGCTGCCTCTGGAGGATATCCTGAGTCTTACAACAAGGGATATGAGATAACTGGATGCGAAACAGTAGAAGATCTTGTTTTTATGGCCGGAGTAAAAAAAGAAGATGAAAAATTTGTAACTGCCGGAGGAAGAGTTTTAAATGTAGTAGCCCTTGGAAAAGATCTAGATGCTGCTAAGAAAAACGCCTATAACTCTATTGAAAAAATCAAATTTGATAAAATGTATTATAGAAGAGATATAGGGAAGATAAATTAA
- the purH gene encoding bifunctional phosphoribosylaminoimidazolecarboxamide formyltransferase/IMP cyclohydrolase gives MKRALISVYDKTGILDFAKFLVEIGVEVVSTGGTYKYLRENSIPVTEVSEVTGAAEMLDGRVKTLHPNIHGGILAIRSNKEHMETLEKREITPIDMVIVNLYPFFDEVQNDISFEEKVEFIDIGGPTMLRSAAKSFEDVIVITDVEDYSKIQKELESTGNLSFESRKKLAGKVFNLTSAYDAAISNFLLEGEMPKYLSVSYEKMMDLRYGENPHQNAAYYVSTTEKGAMKDFEQLNGKELSFNNIRDMDVAWKVVSEFEETACCGLKHSTPCGVAVADTVAEAYKKAYDCDPISIFGGIVAVNKTVDGETAAEMSKTFLEIVIATDFTDEALEILKKKKNLRIIKSKYTPCDKVEYVKVDGGILVQDSDKAFSKDFKVVTEKEPSKKEMDDMVFGMKVVKHVKSNAIVVVKDGMAKGVGTGETNRIWAAKQAIERAADGAVLASDAFFPFRDVVDECAKAGITAIVQPGGSMRDQESIDACNEHKISMVFTGLRHFKH, from the coding sequence ATGAAGAGAGCACTGATTTCAGTTTATGATAAAACAGGAATACTGGATTTTGCAAAATTTTTAGTAGAGATAGGTGTAGAGGTAGTATCTACAGGGGGGACTTATAAGTACCTAAGAGAAAATTCTATCCCTGTTACTGAGGTATCAGAAGTTACAGGAGCCGCTGAAATGCTAGACGGAAGAGTAAAAACTCTTCATCCTAATATCCACGGTGGAATCCTAGCTATAAGAAGCAACAAAGAACATATGGAGACTCTAGAGAAAAGAGAGATCACTCCTATCGATATGGTTATTGTAAATCTTTATCCATTTTTTGACGAGGTACAAAACGATATCTCTTTTGAAGAAAAAGTGGAATTTATAGATATAGGCGGACCGACTATGCTTAGGTCTGCTGCGAAATCATTTGAAGATGTAATCGTAATAACAGATGTAGAAGATTACTCTAAGATACAAAAGGAACTTGAAAGCACAGGAAATCTTTCTTTTGAAAGCAGGAAAAAACTGGCAGGAAAGGTATTTAACCTGACATCGGCCTATGATGCAGCTATATCAAACTTCCTATTAGAGGGAGAAATGCCTAAATATCTAAGTGTTTCTTATGAAAAAATGATGGACTTAAGATACGGGGAAAACCCTCACCAAAATGCAGCTTACTATGTATCCACTACGGAAAAAGGTGCAATGAAGGATTTTGAGCAGCTAAATGGTAAAGAACTTTCTTTTAATAATATAAGAGACATGGATGTAGCGTGGAAAGTGGTGAGTGAGTTTGAAGAAACTGCCTGCTGTGGACTAAAACATTCTACACCTTGTGGGGTAGCTGTTGCTGATACTGTGGCAGAAGCCTACAAGAAGGCCTATGATTGCGATCCTATATCTATCTTTGGAGGAATCGTAGCGGTAAATAAGACAGTAGACGGAGAAACCGCTGCCGAAATGAGCAAGACATTCCTTGAAATAGTCATAGCCACTGATTTCACTGATGAGGCTCTAGAGATACTAAAGAAAAAGAAAAACCTAAGAATAATAAAATCTAAATATACTCCTTGTGACAAGGTAGAATATGTAAAAGTAGACGGAGGAATTCTTGTACAGGATTCTGACAAGGCTTTTTCAAAGGATTTTAAAGTTGTAACTGAAAAGGAACCTTCTAAAAAAGAGATGGATGACATGGTATTTGGAATGAAGGTAGTAAAACATGTAAAATCAAATGCAATTGTAGTTGTAAAAGACGGAATGGCTAAAGGTGTAGGAACTGGAGAAACAAACAGAATCTGGGCTGCAAAACAAGCCATAGAAAGAGCAGCAGACGGAGCAGTCCTTGCCTCAGATGCTTTTTTCCCTTTCAGAGATGTGGTAGATGAGTGTGCTAAGGCTGGGATAACTGCAATAGTACAGCCTGGGGGATCTATGAGAGACCAGGAATCTATCGATGCATGTAATGAGCATAAAATATCAATGGTATTTACCGGACTAAGACATTTTAAACATTAA
- a CDS encoding recombinase family protein: MKRAIIYTRVSTVMQEETASLENQIKQCREFADKRGYKVLGVYSDVLSGTKDDRPNYLKVKELVEAKAFDTLIIYEVSRISRKNTELINFSELMKENGINFISVTESSFDTTTPEGALMTSIQFGMIQFERDNTVKRTTERLYYKASEGQWLGGAPPFGYKLIDKKLVIDDTKAGIVRSIFEKYLEGYSLRQICNDFNLVWGSSRVKRILENPTYAGYIRYGSRGKHKKMILVEGTHIPIISKDIFDDTQSLLGKKSRKYTHKTNRYLLTGMLKCKECGHNYIGLSGGSYNVVGYYSCHLKKLKNTDKPIYGGQDCHTGNIKQSILEEIVLEHLEKVVNSLKEIDDVIINRKKESGTNKGSYLIEIEKLKNKKDKLLELYLEEDLSKEIYKKRSNDVDAQIKMMERKIEEEERKENSLNKNLDIENRERIISYFNKINPKKITEANAILGLIIDRIEIYKPKTRRQDDFEIEIFLNIL, translated from the coding sequence TTGAAAAGAGCGATAATTTATACTAGGGTTTCTACTGTGATGCAGGAAGAGACCGCATCTTTGGAAAATCAAATAAAGCAATGCCGGGAATTTGCAGATAAAAGAGGTTATAAAGTATTGGGTGTATACTCTGATGTATTATCCGGTACAAAAGATGACAGACCTAATTACTTAAAAGTTAAAGAATTGGTGGAGGCAAAGGCATTTGATACACTCATAATATATGAAGTTTCTAGAATTTCTCGAAAAAATACAGAGCTGATAAATTTTAGTGAGCTAATGAAAGAAAATGGTATAAATTTTATTTCTGTGACTGAATCATCTTTTGATACTACAACTCCAGAGGGAGCTTTGATGACAAGTATCCAGTTTGGAATGATTCAGTTTGAAAGAGACAATACAGTAAAAAGAACTACTGAAAGGTTATATTATAAGGCTAGTGAAGGACAATGGTTGGGGGGAGCCCCACCTTTTGGCTATAAGTTAATAGATAAAAAATTAGTTATAGATGACACTAAAGCTGGTATAGTAAGAAGTATATTTGAAAAATACTTAGAAGGATATAGCTTGCGTCAGATTTGTAATGATTTTAACTTAGTTTGGGGATCTTCTAGAGTAAAAAGAATTTTAGAAAACCCAACTTATGCCGGATATATAAGATATGGTTCCAGAGGAAAGCATAAAAAAATGATACTGGTTGAAGGGACCCATATACCAATTATATCAAAAGATATATTTGACGATACACAATCTTTATTAGGGAAAAAATCAAGGAAATATACTCATAAAACAAACCGTTATTTATTAACTGGAATGCTAAAATGTAAGGAGTGTGGGCATAATTATATAGGCCTTTCTGGAGGATCTTATAACGTCGTTGGATACTACTCTTGCCATTTAAAAAAACTTAAAAATACAGATAAACCAATATATGGCGGACAGGACTGTCATACTGGTAATATAAAACAGTCTATATTAGAAGAGATAGTGCTTGAACATTTGGAAAAAGTTGTAAATTCTTTGAAAGAGATAGATGATGTGATAATTAACAGGAAGAAAGAGAGCGGGACAAATAAGGGAAGTTATTTAATTGAAATTGAAAAATTAAAAAATAAAAAAGATAAACTTCTTGAATTGTACTTAGAGGAAGATTTATCAAAAGAAATTTATAAAAAAAGAAGCAATGATGTAGATGCTCAAATAAAAATGATGGAAAGAAAAATTGAAGAAGAAGAAAGAAAGGAGAATTCATTAAATAAAAATTTAGATATTGAGAATAGAGAGAGGATAATATCTTATTTTAATAAAATTAATCCTAAAAAAATTACTGAAGCAAATGCTATTTTAGGTCTAATAATAGATAGAATAGAGATATATAAACCAAAGACCCGTAGGCAGGATGACTTTGAGATAGAAATATTTTTGAATATTTTATAA
- a CDS encoding site-specific integrase: MELILKPEIIDEVSIEEHLKEKRGRKEVVVIKKKNYKKENDISYFNEAEIKKLIIHSKKVFYKFIYTLLFETGARIEEARAIRFRDADLLNNKIRIITLKQRSEGDVVRYIPISNELKALLLHHKVESELSNDDFILTQKYGKPAVSRQGITIQLKKDCLESLGIISNVNLHRFRHSRAIFLLNRGVNLVQVQRLLGHSDIRNTIIYLRYADKDFENAIHTATNEFYK, from the coding sequence GTGGAGCTGATATTAAAGCCTGAAATTATAGATGAAGTGAGTATAGAGGAACATCTAAAAGAAAAAAGAGGCAGGAAAGAAGTCGTCGTAATAAAGAAAAAAAACTATAAGAAAGAGAACGATATAAGTTATTTTAACGAGGCGGAGATAAAAAAGCTGATAATTCATTCAAAAAAAGTTTTTTATAAATTCATTTATACTTTACTTTTTGAGACAGGGGCACGTATAGAGGAAGCCAGGGCTATTAGATTTAGAGATGCAGATCTTCTAAATAATAAAATAAGAATAATTACATTGAAACAGAGATCTGAGGGAGATGTAGTGAGATACATTCCTATATCTAATGAGCTCAAGGCTCTGCTTTTGCACCATAAAGTGGAAAGTGAACTTTCAAATGATGATTTTATATTAACACAGAAATATGGAAAACCGGCAGTAAGCAGACAAGGAATAACAATACAGCTTAAAAAAGACTGTTTGGAGTCCTTAGGCATAATCTCAAACGTAAATCTTCACAGGTTCAGACATTCTAGAGCTATATTCTTATTGAATCGTGGAGTTAATCTGGTGCAGGTTCAGAGACTGCTTGGGCATTCTGACATAAGAAATACTATTATTTATCTAAGGTATGCAGATAAGGATTTTGAAAATGCCATTCATACTGCTACTAATGAATTTTATAAGTGA